In Geoalkalibacter ferrihydriticus DSM 17813, the genomic stretch TCTCTCCTTTTGCAACTCCTTTTCAGAACCCCGCCACAGGTCGGAAGCGCAACTCTCCAGCGCCTCCAGGTAGGAAACAGGCGCCTTGCGGATCGTGACCGTATCGTCCTTGAGGGTCATCTCCAGTGTATCCCCGGGGCTGACCCTCAACTTGCGACGGATAGCGGCCGGGATGACGATCTGTGATTTGCTGCTGAGCTTCGCGTATGGCATGATCGCCCTCCT encodes the following:
- a CDS encoding AbrB/MazE/SpoVT family DNA-binding domain-containing protein, with translation MPYAKLSSKSQIVIPAAIRRKLRVSPGDTLEMTLKDDTVTIRKAPVSYLEALESCASDLWRGSEKELQKERDQWER